The following are encoded together in the Xanthomonas vesicatoria ATCC 35937 genome:
- a CDS encoding EF-hand domain-containing protein — protein sequence MTSRKPFLALAMLAALSTGAVFAATPPAAGDAPRPGKLDSNHDGVIDRSEAAADPKLAAQFDRLDTNKDGKLSRDERPRHRGPGREGRGDWMAKFDTNKDGRISREEAKADPKFAARFEQMDVNKDGFVDRADRELRMQQHRDAWFAKADTDKDGKLSKAEFDAASKMRGEHGRWGQGEHGKRAMPAKPAAAN from the coding sequence ATGACGTCTCGCAAACCTTTCCTCGCCCTGGCCATGCTGGCTGCGCTGTCTACCGGCGCCGTGTTCGCCGCCACTCCGCCTGCTGCCGGCGATGCGCCGCGTCCTGGCAAGCTCGACAGCAATCACGATGGCGTCATCGATCGCAGCGAAGCGGCCGCCGACCCCAAGCTTGCCGCGCAGTTCGACAGGCTGGACACCAATAAGGACGGCAAGCTTTCGCGCGATGAGCGCCCGCGCCATCGCGGCCCGGGCCGCGAGGGACGTGGCGATTGGATGGCCAAATTCGACACCAACAAGGACGGTCGCATCAGCCGCGAGGAAGCCAAGGCCGACCCGAAGTTTGCCGCACGCTTCGAACAAATGGACGTCAACAAGGACGGCTTTGTCGATCGCGCCGACCGTGAGCTGCGCATGCAGCAGCATCGCGATGCGTGGTTTGCCAAAGCCGACACCGACAAGGACGGCAAGTTGAGCAAGGCCGAATTCGACGCCGCATCGAAGATGCGTGGCGAGCATGGCCGCTGGGGGCAGGGCGAGCATGGCAAGCGTGCGATGCCGGCCAAGCCTGCTGCGGCCAACTGA
- a CDS encoding enoyl-CoA hydratase/isomerase family protein gives MSIQILDHGRVREIRLARPPVNALDTALCHALSAAVQQLDATVDGVVLSGSERIFSGGMDVPHLLSHGTDRAALLASWTAFFEAAQALANCPVPVVAAIGGHAPAGGCVLALCCDYRVMARSADTARPYTIGLNEVQVGLAAPDGIQRLLRRVVGAHRAERLLISGQLLPAEQAAQIGLVDELVDGELVTARAVAWLQELQQLPRQPMLATRAVARADLRAALAPELIQLERFVDGWYAPDAQAALRGLVARLQKA, from the coding sequence ATGAGCATCCAGATCTTAGACCACGGCCGAGTTCGCGAAATCCGTCTGGCCCGCCCGCCGGTCAATGCACTGGATACCGCGCTGTGCCACGCACTGAGCGCTGCCGTGCAGCAGCTGGACGCCACGGTCGACGGGGTGGTGCTATCGGGGAGCGAACGCATTTTTTCCGGCGGCATGGACGTGCCGCACCTGCTGTCGCATGGCACCGACCGCGCTGCGTTGCTGGCCAGCTGGACGGCCTTCTTCGAGGCAGCGCAGGCGCTGGCCAATTGCCCGGTGCCGGTGGTCGCGGCGATCGGCGGCCATGCGCCGGCCGGTGGTTGCGTGCTGGCGCTGTGCTGCGATTACCGGGTGATGGCGCGCAGCGCCGATACCGCAAGGCCGTACACGATCGGCCTGAACGAAGTACAGGTGGGGTTGGCGGCGCCGGACGGGATCCAGCGGCTGCTGCGCCGCGTGGTCGGTGCGCATCGTGCCGAACGCTTGCTGATTTCCGGGCAATTGCTGCCGGCCGAACAGGCCGCACAGATCGGCCTGGTGGACGAGCTGGTGGACGGCGAGCTGGTCACCGCACGCGCGGTGGCCTGGCTGCAGGAGCTGCAGCAACTGCCACGGCAGCCGATGCTGGCCACGCGCGCGGTGGCCAGGGCGGATCTGCGCGCTGCACTAGCGCCGGAACTGATCCAGCTGGAGCGCTTCGTCGATGGCTGGTACGCGCCCGATGCCCAGGCCGCGCTGCGTGGCCTGGTGGCACGGCTGCAAAAGGCCTGA
- a CDS encoding arginyltransferase: MGRIAWVAHPDRPCAATNTHINGPSACALTRTPGVFIRRTVAAVATHRRYPARMAIHADTHDDLRLFQTGEHACGYWPERRARDLVLDPHDPRLGTIYPQALAWGFRRSGDLVYRPHCERCRACVPVRIAVDAFRPDRSQRRCLARNQDLVVRVVAAERTDEQLALYRHYLKSRHPGGGMDEHGATEFDQFLIGGWSHGRFLEMREPAVAHAPGRLLAVAVTDVTEHALSAVYTFYAPEAAARSLGTFAILQQIQWAQRERRAHVYLGYWIDGHAKMNYKRRFSALEAYDGRQWRGLPAHASAP; this comes from the coding sequence ATGGGCCGCATCGCGTGGGTGGCGCATCCGGATAGGCCGTGCGCTGCCACCAACACCCACATCAACGGGCCATCGGCGTGCGCGTTGACGCGGACACCTGGCGTATTCATCCGGCGGACAGTCGCCGCTGTTGCGACGCACAGGCGCTATCCTGCGCGCATGGCCATCCACGCCGACACCCACGACGACCTGCGCCTGTTCCAGACCGGCGAGCATGCCTGCGGCTATTGGCCCGAGCGTCGTGCGCGCGATCTGGTGCTGGACCCGCATGACCCGCGCCTGGGGACGATCTATCCGCAGGCATTGGCGTGGGGCTTTCGTCGCTCCGGCGATCTGGTGTACCGGCCGCATTGCGAACGCTGCCGCGCGTGCGTGCCGGTGCGTATTGCGGTGGATGCATTTCGACCGGACCGCAGTCAACGCCGCTGCCTGGCGCGCAACCAGGATCTGGTCGTGCGGGTGGTCGCAGCCGAACGCACCGACGAGCAACTCGCCCTGTATCGCCACTACCTCAAATCCAGGCACCCCGGTGGTGGCATGGACGAGCATGGCGCCACCGAGTTCGATCAGTTCCTGATCGGCGGCTGGTCGCATGGACGGTTTCTGGAGATGCGTGAGCCGGCGGTGGCGCACGCGCCGGGGCGGTTGCTCGCCGTTGCGGTTACCGACGTCACCGAGCATGCGTTGTCGGCGGTGTACACGTTCTACGCACCCGAGGCGGCCGCGCGCAGCCTGGGCACCTTCGCGATCCTGCAGCAGATTCAATGGGCGCAGCGCGAGCGACGTGCGCATGTGTATCTGGGCTACTGGATCGACGGCCATGCAAAGATGAATTACAAGCGGCGCTTCAGCGCACTGGAAGCCTACGACGGTCGCCAGTGGCGCGGGCTACCGGCACACGCATCAGCGCCGTGA
- a CDS encoding acyl-CoA thioesterase: MSEHKILARIPISVRWRDMDSMGHVNNAKYISYLEEARVRWMLGVQGVSMTDRIAPVVAATNVNYKRPLVWPNDITVELFVERLGSSSITIGHRIVDQKDDSVLYSDGNVVVVWIDTQTGKSAALPDAVRAASS; the protein is encoded by the coding sequence ATGAGCGAACACAAGATCCTGGCACGCATCCCGATCAGCGTGCGCTGGCGCGACATGGACAGCATGGGCCATGTCAACAACGCCAAATACATTTCGTACCTGGAAGAAGCGCGCGTGCGCTGGATGCTGGGCGTACAAGGCGTGTCGATGACCGACCGCATCGCGCCGGTGGTTGCTGCCACCAACGTCAACTACAAACGCCCGCTGGTGTGGCCCAACGACATCACGGTGGAGTTGTTCGTCGAGCGCCTGGGCAGCAGCAGCATCACCATCGGCCATCGCATCGTCGACCAGAAGGACGACAGCGTGCTGTATTCGGACGGCAACGTGGTGGTGGTGTGGATCGACACGCAGACCGGCAAGAGTGCGGCACTGCCGGATGCGGTGCGCGCAGCAAGCAGTTGA
- the tesB gene encoding acyl-CoA thioesterase II produces MSANAEPVVSELISLLSLERLEDNLFRGQSRDIGTKYVFGGQVLGQALSAAQATVENGRQAHSLHAYFLRAGNIDHPIVYDVDRTRDGGSFSVRRVTAIQHGKVIFFCAASFQEHEDGAEHQSAMPVVPPPEDIEPAAPLAPDVLANLPAKVQRWLSRGGPFEFRHVFPRDELKPPKRPPFQQMWLRLNDPIGDDVSLHQVLLAYASDFQLLGTSTFPHGISYYTPNVQMASLDHALWFHRPFRTDDWLLYSLDSPTAQGSRGLARGQFFTRDGVLVASTTQEGLIRVVPDGSTIAVPAKG; encoded by the coding sequence TTGTCCGCCAACGCCGAACCCGTCGTCTCCGAACTTATCAGCCTGCTGTCGCTGGAGCGCCTGGAAGACAATCTGTTTCGCGGTCAGAGCCGCGATATCGGCACCAAGTACGTGTTCGGTGGACAGGTGCTGGGCCAGGCACTGTCGGCCGCGCAGGCCACGGTGGAGAACGGCCGCCAGGCGCATTCGCTGCATGCCTATTTTTTGCGTGCCGGCAATATCGACCACCCGATCGTCTACGACGTCGACCGCACCCGCGATGGCGGCAGTTTTTCGGTGCGGCGGGTCACTGCGATCCAGCACGGCAAAGTGATCTTTTTCTGCGCGGCCTCGTTCCAGGAACACGAAGACGGTGCCGAGCACCAGTCGGCCATGCCGGTGGTGCCGCCGCCGGAAGACATCGAACCGGCCGCGCCGCTGGCGCCGGACGTGCTGGCGAACCTGCCGGCAAAGGTGCAGCGCTGGCTCTCGCGCGGAGGCCCGTTCGAGTTTCGCCACGTCTTTCCGCGCGACGAGCTCAAGCCCCCCAAGCGCCCACCGTTCCAGCAGATGTGGCTGCGCCTGAACGACCCGATCGGCGACGATGTCAGCCTGCACCAGGTGCTGCTGGCTTACGCCTCGGATTTTCAGTTGCTGGGCACCTCCACCTTCCCGCACGGCATCAGCTACTACACGCCGAATGTGCAGATGGCTTCGCTCGACCATGCGCTCTGGTTCCACCGTCCCTTTCGCACCGACGACTGGCTGCTGTACTCGCTGGACAGTCCCACCGCGCAGGGCTCGCGCGGCCTGGCTCGCGGGCAGTTCTTCACCCGCGATGGCGTGCTGGTCGCCAGCACGACGCAGGAAGGCCTGATCCGCGTGGTGCCCGATGGCAGCACGATTGCCGTGCCGGCCAAGGGTTAG
- a CDS encoding endonuclease/exonuclease/phosphatase family protein, translating to MIRPFLLLALTALCAACTHRTPASADNATGEPVPTQLRIATYNTSLYSDEAGGLVRELQGDSAHARKIAAVLQRVRPDLVLLNEFDFDPDHRAADLFQQRYLQVAQPGGGEPLRYPYRYLAPVNTGVPSGLDLDNNGTVGGDGRSRGNDAWGYGLHPGQYGMLVLSRYPIDAQAVRSFQLLKWSALPGALRPLDPVTGRSFYSDAIWSQLRLSSKSHWDVPVHTPLGVVHALVSHPTPPVFDGAEKRNAARNHDELALWRAYLDNAADSKRWLCDDKGVCGGLAADARFVILGDLNNDPIDGAGRHEAIRALIHHPRVLHYPTPRSEGGPQKTAEYAAQGIVHTGDPHQVTGDFGPQAGTMRLDYVLPSHQFTLLGSGIFWPASTAPEAAIADGSDHHAVWVDIAAK from the coding sequence ATGATCAGACCTTTTCTGTTGCTTGCGCTGACCGCGCTCTGCGCCGCCTGCACCCATCGCACCCCCGCATCGGCCGATAACGCCACCGGCGAACCTGTGCCGACACAGCTGCGCATCGCCACCTACAACACCTCGCTGTACTCCGACGAGGCCGGCGGCCTGGTGCGCGAACTGCAGGGCGACAGCGCGCATGCACGCAAGATCGCCGCGGTGCTGCAGCGCGTGCGTCCGGATCTGGTGCTGCTCAACGAATTCGATTTCGACCCGGACCACCGCGCTGCCGATCTGTTCCAGCAGCGCTACCTGCAGGTCGCCCAACCGGGTGGCGGCGAACCGTTGCGCTATCCGTATCGGTATCTGGCACCGGTCAATACCGGCGTGCCGAGCGGCCTGGATCTGGACAACAACGGCACCGTCGGTGGCGACGGCCGCTCGCGTGGCAACGATGCCTGGGGCTACGGGCTGCACCCTGGTCAGTACGGCATGCTGGTACTGTCGCGCTATCCGATCGATGCGCAGGCCGTACGTAGCTTTCAATTGCTGAAATGGAGCGCACTGCCTGGCGCATTGCGGCCACTGGATCCAGTCACAGGACGTTCGTTCTACAGTGATGCGATCTGGTCGCAGCTGCGCCTGTCATCCAAATCGCATTGGGACGTGCCGGTGCACACGCCGCTCGGTGTCGTGCATGCACTGGTGTCGCATCCGACGCCGCCGGTGTTCGATGGCGCGGAAAAGCGCAACGCAGCACGCAACCACGATGAGCTCGCGCTATGGCGTGCGTACCTGGACAACGCGGCCGACAGCAAGCGCTGGCTGTGCGATGACAAGGGAGTCTGCGGCGGCCTGGCGGCCGATGCGCGCTTTGTCATCCTGGGCGATCTGAACAACGATCCGATCGATGGCGCCGGCCGCCACGAAGCGATCCGCGCATTGATCCATCATCCGCGCGTGCTGCACTACCCCACCCCGCGCAGCGAAGGCGGCCCGCAAAAGACCGCCGAGTACGCCGCACAAGGCATCGTGCACACCGGCGATCCGCACCAGGTCACCGGCGACTTCGGCCCGCAAGCCGGCACCATGCGCCTGGACTACGTGCTGCCGTCGCACCAGTTCACCCTGCTCGGCAGTGGCATCTTCTGGCCGGCCAGCACCGCCCCGGAAGCGGCGATTGCCGATGGCAGTGACCATCATGCGGTGTGGGTGGATATAGCCGCAAAGTAA
- a CDS encoding putative signal transducing protein produces the protein MRKIFSSQRIETAEGVANLLRNAGIDVRMSNGRSYESKRTGQFSYLEQGNAQAYPTVWIVHADDQPRARDLLREARLLDTTRRDLPNVEYTFREGENGSSTTARSWAWRIRLVLLLVIAAVAMVVVMRHRSAPVPVAPATQPASQLPQDATPPADEEEMRVRIQPAR, from the coding sequence ATGCGCAAGATCTTCAGCAGTCAACGTATCGAAACCGCCGAGGGCGTGGCCAATCTCTTGCGCAACGCCGGCATCGACGTGCGCATGAGCAACGGCCGCTCGTATGAAAGCAAGCGTACCGGCCAGTTCAGCTACCTCGAGCAAGGCAACGCGCAAGCGTATCCCACCGTGTGGATCGTGCACGCCGACGACCAGCCGCGCGCGCGCGACCTGCTGCGCGAGGCGCGCCTGCTCGATACCACCCGCCGCGATCTGCCGAACGTGGAATACACCTTCCGCGAAGGCGAGAACGGCTCCAGTACCACCGCACGCAGCTGGGCGTGGCGCATCCGTCTGGTGCTGTTGCTGGTGATCGCCGCGGTGGCCATGGTTGTGGTGATGCGACACCGCAGCGCCCCGGTGCCGGTCGCTCCGGCAACGCAGCCCGCATCACAGTTGCCCCAAGACGCGACACCGCCGGCGGACGAGGAAGAGATGCGGGTGCGGATCCAGCCTGCGCGCTGA